In Serratia marcescens subsp. marcescens ATCC 13880, a single genomic region encodes these proteins:
- the aroG gene encoding 3-deoxy-7-phosphoheptulonate synthase AroG, which translates to MNYQNDDLRINDIKELLPPVALLEKFPATERAAKTVSQARSAIHNILRGSDDRLLVVIGPCSIHDTQAAKEYAGRLLALREELSGELEVVMRVYFEKPRTTVGWKGLINDPQMDNSFNINDGLRLARKLLVEINDSGLPAAGEFLDMITPQYLADLMSWGAIGARTTESQVHRELASGLSCPVGFKNGTDGTIKVAIDAINAAGAPHCFLSVTKWGHSAIVNTSGNGDCHIILRGGKEPNYSAAHVKDVKAGLSKAGLPAQVMIDFSHANSSKQFKKQMDVSADVCGQISGGEKAIIGVMIESHLVEGNQNLESGEPLVYGKSVTDGCIGWQDTETVLRDLAAAVKARRG; encoded by the coding sequence ATGAATTACCAAAACGACGATTTACGCATTAATGATATTAAGGAACTCCTGCCGCCGGTGGCTCTGCTGGAGAAATTCCCGGCTACCGAACGCGCGGCAAAGACGGTGTCCCAGGCCCGCAGCGCGATTCACAATATCCTCCGCGGCAGCGACGATCGCCTGCTGGTGGTGATTGGCCCTTGCTCCATCCACGATACCCAAGCCGCCAAAGAGTACGCGGGGCGCCTGCTGGCGCTGCGTGAAGAACTGAGCGGCGAGCTGGAAGTGGTGATGCGCGTATACTTCGAAAAACCGCGCACCACCGTGGGCTGGAAAGGCCTGATCAACGATCCGCAGATGGACAACAGCTTCAACATCAACGACGGCCTGCGCCTGGCGCGCAAACTGCTGGTGGAGATCAACGACAGCGGTCTGCCGGCCGCCGGCGAATTCCTCGACATGATCACGCCGCAGTACCTGGCGGATCTGATGAGCTGGGGCGCCATCGGCGCGCGCACCACGGAATCGCAGGTGCACCGCGAGCTGGCCTCCGGCCTCTCGTGCCCGGTCGGTTTCAAGAATGGCACCGACGGCACCATCAAGGTGGCGATCGACGCCATCAACGCCGCCGGCGCGCCGCACTGCTTCCTGTCGGTGACCAAGTGGGGCCACTCGGCGATCGTTAACACCAGCGGCAACGGCGACTGCCACATTATTCTGCGCGGCGGCAAAGAGCCGAACTACAGCGCGGCGCACGTGAAGGACGTCAAAGCCGGCCTGAGCAAAGCCGGGCTGCCTGCGCAGGTGATGATCGACTTCAGCCACGCCAACAGCAGCAAACAGTTCAAAAAGCAGATGGACGTGAGCGCTGACGTTTGCGGGCAGATTAGCGGCGGTGAAAAAGCGATCATCGGCGTGATGATCGAAAGTCACCTGGTGGAAGGTAACCAGAACCTCGAAAGCGGCGAACCGCTGGTTTACGGCAAGAGCGTGACCGACGGCTGCATCGGCTGGCAGGACACCGAAACCGTGCTGCGCGATCTGGCGGCGGCGGTGAAAGCGCGCCGCGGATAA
- a CDS encoding response regulator yields MPSLLLVDDHPVVHVALEAALMKSSRPYRLQAAQDDVQALALLAEAAFGLVILDIGLPQVDGLQLLKKIRRRYPQQKILIYTAQEADVYARMAHAAGADGFVNKGSSLAELVLAIEQVLDGEASFPAAALAEEAPTADGGLLTPKELEVLGLLSQGLSNLQIADRLHISNKTVSTHKKNIQRKTGAGNLLELVAVFKELAP; encoded by the coding sequence ATGCCTTCTCTGTTATTAGTTGATGACCACCCGGTGGTTCATGTCGCACTGGAAGCGGCGCTAATGAAATCATCCCGCCCCTACCGCCTGCAGGCGGCGCAGGACGACGTCCAGGCGTTGGCTCTGCTGGCCGAGGCCGCTTTCGGCCTGGTGATCCTGGATATCGGCCTGCCGCAGGTCGATGGGCTGCAGCTGTTGAAAAAAATCCGCCGCCGCTACCCGCAACAAAAGATCCTGATCTATACCGCGCAAGAGGCCGATGTCTATGCGCGCATGGCGCATGCCGCCGGCGCCGACGGTTTCGTCAATAAAGGCAGCTCGCTGGCGGAGTTGGTGCTGGCGATCGAGCAGGTGCTGGACGGTGAAGCCAGTTTCCCCGCCGCCGCGCTGGCCGAAGAAGCGCCGACGGCGGACGGCGGGCTGCTCACGCCCAAGGAGCTCGAGGTGCTGGGTTTGCTGAGCCAGGGGTTGTCCAACCTGCAGATCGCCGACCGGCTGCACATCAGCAACAAGACCGTCAGCACGCACAAGAAAAACATTCAGCGCAAAACCGGCGCCGGTAATCTGCTGGAGCTGGTGGCGGTATTTAAAGAGCTGGCGCCATGA
- a CDS encoding YjgN family protein, which yields MTNNTSQPLGLHRIKFHGKGGEYFAIWLVNALLTALTLGIYSAWATVRRRRYFYGNTELDGDRFDYHAQPLQILKGRLLVIGGIIVFYILLAITPLLGLLALLVLLALLPWIVIRSWRYNAIMSSYRGVRFNYVCRTGRAYWALLFCPLLLIIGLYVGLIILLGIGSGLGSINAIAFMLVLTLILAVPAFAAVNGIISALQHDLYVNNLFFGRTPFIAELKKSAFIKFALIGLLIFLPFMLVALVCIGSFFFTLYQMVLMGMLTNEAIDVLVLDNISSLLLMMVVLLIGALVASSYQVVAQRNYLFNQARLNGDIKLHSSMKTLPYMGLLITNTLITLFSLGLAAPVAEVRHARYLAACTAVEGDLALLDITAHQESANSAVAEEALQALDLGGNF from the coding sequence ATGACAAACAATACCTCGCAGCCGCTGGGGCTGCACCGGATTAAATTCCATGGGAAAGGTGGTGAGTACTTCGCTATTTGGTTAGTCAATGCATTATTGACCGCCCTGACCCTGGGCATCTATTCCGCCTGGGCGACGGTGCGCCGTCGCCGCTATTTTTACGGCAACACGGAATTGGACGGCGATCGTTTTGACTACCATGCACAACCGCTGCAAATTCTGAAAGGGCGGCTGTTGGTGATCGGCGGCATCATCGTGTTTTATATCTTGCTGGCGATAACGCCCCTGTTGGGGCTGCTGGCTTTGCTGGTGTTGCTTGCCCTGCTGCCGTGGATCGTTATTCGCAGCTGGCGCTACAATGCGATTATGTCGAGCTATCGCGGCGTGCGTTTTAATTATGTCTGCCGCACCGGGCGTGCCTATTGGGCTTTACTGTTCTGCCCGTTATTGCTGATTATCGGGCTGTATGTCGGTCTGATCATCTTGCTCGGCATTGGCAGCGGTCTTGGCAGCATCAACGCCATCGCTTTTATGCTGGTGCTGACGCTGATTTTGGCCGTGCCGGCATTTGCGGCGGTAAACGGCATTATTAGCGCACTGCAGCATGATTTGTACGTTAATAACCTGTTCTTCGGGCGCACACCGTTTATTGCCGAACTGAAGAAATCGGCCTTTATCAAATTTGCCTTGATCGGCCTGCTCATATTCCTGCCATTCATGTTGGTCGCGTTGGTGTGCATCGGTTCGTTCTTCTTTACTCTCTATCAGATGGTGTTGATGGGCATGTTGACCAATGAAGCCATTGATGTGCTGGTGCTGGACAATATCAGCAGCCTTCTGCTGATGATGGTGGTGCTGTTGATCGGCGCGCTGGTGGCCAGCAGCTACCAGGTCGTTGCCCAGCGCAACTATCTGTTTAACCAGGCAAGGCTGAACGGCGACATCAAGCTGCATTCCTCAATGAAAACGCTGCCGTATATGGGATTGTTGATCACCAATACCCTGATTACCCTGTTCTCGCTCGGTTTGGCGGCGCCGGTGGCGGAAGTGCGTCATGCCCGTTATCTGGCGGCCTGCACGGCGGTTGAAGGCGATCTGGCGCTGCTGGACATTACGGCGCATCAGGAAAGCGCCAACAGCGCGGTGGCCGAAGAAGCGCTGCAGGCGCTGGATCTGGGCGGCAACTTCTGA